One genomic region from Rattus norvegicus strain BN/NHsdMcwi chromosome 10, GRCr8, whole genome shotgun sequence encodes:
- the Rhot2 gene encoding mitochondrial Rho GTPase 2, translating to MRRDVRILLLGEAQVGKTSLILSLVGEEFPEEVPARAEEITIPADVTPEKVPTHIVDYSEAEQTEEELQEEIHKANVVCVVYDVSEEATIEKIRTKWIPLVNGRTATGPRLPIILVGNKSDLRPGSTIEAVLPIMSQFPEIETCVECSAKHLRNISELFYYAQKAVLHPTAPLYDPEAKQLRPACAQALTRIFRLSDQDLDHALSDKELNAFQKSCFGHPLAPQALEDVKRVVCKNVAGGVQDDRLTLEGFLFLNTLFIQRGRHETTWTILRRFGYSDSLELTPDYLCPPLYVPPGCSTELNHRGYQFVQRVFEKHDQDHDGVLSPTELESLFSVFSVAPWGPELLHTVPTEAGCLSLRGYLCQWTLVTYLDVQHCLAHLGYLGYPTLCEQDSQAQAITVTREKRLDQEKGQTQRSVLMCKVLGARGVGKSAFLQAFLGHSLGEARDRDAPEKLPTHTINTVRVSGQEKYLILCEVNADSLLDTSLDTTCDVACLMFDSSDPETFVQCATIYKRYYMDGQTPCLFISSKADLPEGVAPPGLSPAEFCRRHRLPAPASFSCLGPAQSSIDVFTQLATMATFPHLAHTELHPTPFWLRGVLVAVGTAVAAVLSFSLYRVLVKSR from the exons ATGAGGCGCGACGTGCGCATCCTGCTGCTGGGCGAGG CCCAGGTGGGGAAGACTTCTCTGATCCTGTCGCTGGTCGGCGAGGAGTTTCCCGAGGAG GTCCCTGCCCGCGCGGAGGAGATAACCATCCCCGCCGACGTCACCCCAGAGAAGGTGCCCACCCATATCGTGGATTACTCAG AAGCGGAGCAGACAGAGGAGGAACTTCAGGAGGAGATCCACAAG GCAAacgtggtgtgtgtggtgtacgaTGTGTCTGAGGAAGCCACCATTGAGAAG ATCCGAACCAAGTGGATTCCCCTCGTGAATGGCAGGACGGCAACAGGGCCCAG GTTGCCCATCATCCTGGTAGGCAATAAGTCAGACCTGCGGCCAGGGAGTACCATAGAGGCTGTGTTGCCCATTATGAGCCAGTTTCCTGAGATAGAGACCTGTGTGGAG TGTTCTGCCAAGCACTTGAGGAATATCTCAGAGCTGTTCTACTATGCCCAGAAGGCTGTTCTGCATCCCACCGCTCCCCTTTATGACCCTGAGGCCAAACAG TTAAGGCCTGCCTGCGCCCAGGCACTCACACGCATCTTCAGGCTGTCGGATCAGGACCTAGACCACGCACTCAGCGACAAGGAGCTCAATGCCTTCCAG AAGTCCTGCTTTGGCCATCCTCTGGCCCCACAAGCCCTGGAGGATGTAAAGAGGGTAGTGTGCAAGAATGTGGCAGGTGGTGTGCAGGATGACCGACTGACCCTGGAAG GCTTCCTCTTCCTGAACACACTTTTCATCCAGCGTGGCCGGCATGAGACTACGTGGACCATCCTACGGCGCTTTGGTTACAGTGACTCGCTGGAGCTGACTCCTGACTACCTCTGTCCACC GCTCTACGTACCCCCTGGCTGCAGCACCGAGCTCAACCATCGTGGCTACCAGTTTGTGCAGCGGGTGTTTGAGAAGCATGATCAG GACCATGATGGTGTCCTCTCACCCACGGAACTAGAGAGTCTCTTCAGCGTGTTCTCAGTTGCTCCGTGGGGCCCTGAACTCTTACACACAGTCCCCACTGAGGCTGGCTGTCTGTCCTTGCGTGGATATCTCTGCCAGTGGAC CCTGGTGACCTACTTGGATGTCCAGCACTGCCTTGCCCATCTTGGCTACCTGGGTTACCCTACCCTCTGTGAGCAGGACTCACAGGCACAGGCTATCACAG TTACCCGCGAGAAGAGACTGGACCAGGAGAAAGGGCAAACACAGCGCAGCGTCCTCATGTGTAAGGTGTTGGGAGCCCGAGGAGTGGGCAAGTCGGCCTTCTTGCAGGCCTTCCTCGGCCACAGCCTTGGG GAAGCCAGGGACAGGGACGCCCCTGAGAAATTGCCCACGCATACCATCAATACAGTGCGGGTCAGCGGACAGGAAAAGTACCTGATT CTGTgtgaagtgaatgctgacagccTGCTGGACACCTCTCTAGACACTACCTGTGATGTCGCCTGCTTAATGTTTGACAGCAGTGACCCCGAGACCTTCGTGCAGTGTGCTACCATCTACAAG CGTTATTACATGGATGGGCAGACACCCTGCCTCTTTATCTCCTCCAAAGCTGATCTCCCTGAAGGTGTTGCCCCACCAGGCCTATCACCAGCTGAGTTCTGCCGTAGGCACCGGCTGCCAGCCCCGGCCTCATTCTCCTGCTTGGGACCAGCACAGTCCAGCATAGATGTCTTTACCCAACTTGCTACTATGGCCACTTTCCC ACACCTGGCGCACACAGAGCTGCACCCCACCCCCTTCTGGCTCCGAGGCGTGCTGGTGGCTGTTGGGACCGCGGTGGCTGCTGTCCTTAGCTTCTCACTATATAGGGTCCTAGTGAAGAGCCGATGA
- the Wdr90 gene encoding WD repeat-containing protein 90 isoform X3: protein MPVSLQEPTAHHLLPQVVVVWGTDQVGLGGEVVVLAKVHTDFDVHTFRIACFDETRMASCGRGSVRLWRLRGGVLRSCAVDLGEYCTLELTDLAFAQALDGHHVPSAGMLFVCSHSGHILEIDHQCMAVRHVRRLLPAQPPGAPLTEKQNFSMGSGIAISSLSVSTTTCAVGSEDGYLRLWPLDFSSVLLETEHDGPVSSVSFSPDGLRVLSTTTSGHLGFLDVPSREYTVLARSHMAPVLALSTEQNQGQMATVSLDHTVRIWDLATLQQLYDFSSSEDAPCAIAFHPTMPNFFCGFSSGAVRSFSLENSGVLVEHTRHRGAITSLVITPDGRFLFSSCSQGSLVQYNCAVSRCCVLRVAANLVCQDGRPNPNILAVSGDSCRLAFVGPSKCMVTVVDSVSLDELLHVDVSTLNLASNHPDWAVAVCFSPRNSGHLLVSTSSNKVVVLDAVSGHTVRELSSVRSRACSSLALSEDSRLLVAATGRTITVWDYPTQASPSCQVYIGHSEPVHAVAFTPDQLQLISAGDAIFLWDVQATPERDGSDPEACPVHEAGSNARHLEDLASGASGLPRQQVPVPSQASLPPRSTHDRLLEGSTGTFSTSDEEGLGEENHVFEAFLQGQAPTPPVLVEKEASGGGDAPREAAKSSWTHAELPNHHSQMSEWSLRSGKAGLPTRPDSYKHFTARYKTSTRVKSVSLPPVGREQLRLKAVVGYNGNGRANMVWRPDTGFFAYTCGRLVVVEDLHSGTQRHWLGHPQEISTLALNQDGQVLASASCCGNTAARCQIRIWDVPQGLCRHLLSHHDTAVQAVAFSPDDEFLVTLGDYADRSLALWSMATYELLSSTRLLEPVHGVAFNPWDANELICVGTSAITFWLLQHQGTDTSFQVHREPVPEELGASELTSLCYGASPLLYCGSSSGQVCVWDTGTGHCFLAWEADDGEIGVLLCSGSRLVSGSNTRRLRLWAVGVVPELRRKGSSARSSSVFMERELTLDGAVVSASFDSGMDMGVVGTTAGTIWYVNWTEGTSTRLISGHRTKVNEVVFSPSESHCATCGEDGSVRVWSLASMELVIQFQVLNQSCLCVAWTPQSCGLPEQQQVVAGYSDGTLRVFSISRTALELKMHPHRSALTAIAFSTDGQTILSGDKDGLVAVSHPCTGMTFRVLSDHRGAPISAIQSTSKEYGDLGVEGVELWLAASADQRVSIWASDWLRDRCELLEWLSFPAPAVSKVRVPRAVGGNWSLPNSHCFSQAPGLLPPSLAAFCPWDRAILVCVGLGAHEEVVFYNLRQKQVVQKTPLPFFAMSLSLSPGAQLMAVGFAECMLRLLDCVSGTAQDFEGHDDSVHLCRFTPSGRLLFTAAHNEILVWEVTGP, encoded by the exons ATGCCTGTCTCTCTTCAGGAGCCCACTGCACACCATCTGCTCCCTCAG GTGGTGGTGGTCTGGGGCACAGACCAGGTGGGCCTTGGAGGTGAGGTAGTGGTTCTTGCAAAAGTGCATACTGACTTTGACGTTCACACCTTCCGGATCGCCTGTTTTGATGAAACCAG GATGGCATCATGTGGGCGGGGCAGTGTGCGGCTCTGGCGACTTCGGGGTGGCGTCCTTCGATCCTGTGCTGTAGACCTAGGGGAGTACTGTACACTGGAGCTCACTGACCTTGCCTTTGCACAGGCGCTGGATGGCCACCACGTGCCCTCGGCTGGCATGCT CTTTGTGTGCAGCCATAGTGGTCACATCCTGGAGATTGACCACCAGTGCATGGCTGTGCGGCACGTCCGCCGCTTGCTGCCTGCACAGCCTCCTGGTGCTCCCCTCACTGAGAAGCAGAACTTCAGCATGG GGTCCGGTATTGCCATCAGTAGCCTCAGTGTCTCTACTACCACATGTGCTGTGGGCTCTGAGGATGGCTACCTGCGACTCTGGCCCCTGGACTTTTCCTCAGTGCTCCTAGAGACTG AACACGATGGCCCTGTCAGTTCAGTCTCCTTCAGTCCCGATGGTCTGCGTGTGCTGTCCACCACCACTTCAGGCCACCTGGGCTTCCTGGATGTTCCCTCCCGGGAGTACACTGTGTTGGCACGCTCCCACATGGCCCCAGTGCTGGCACTTTCTACAGAACAGAACCAGGGACAGATGGCCACTGTGTCCCTTGATCACACTGTCCGCATCTGGGACCTGGCTACCCTACAGCAG CTGTATGACTTCTCATCCTCTGAGGACGCGCCTTGTGCCATTGCTTTCCACCCCACAATGCCAAACTTCTTCTGTGGCTTCAGCAGTGGGGCTGTACGTTCCTTTAGCTTGGAGAACTCTGGAGTCCTGGTGGAACACAC GCGTCACCGAGGGGCCATCACCAGCCTGGTCATCACCCCTGACGGCAGATTCCTGTTCAGCTCCTGCTCTCAGGGCTCCCTAGTCCAGTACAACTGTGCTGTCTCCCGATGCTGCGTTCTACGTGTGGCAG CCAACTTGGTATGTCAGGATGGCCGCCCCAACCCCAATATTCTGGCAGTCAGTGGAGACAGCTGCCGGCTGGCCTTTGTGGGCCCCTCCAAGTGCATGGTGACAGTTGTGGACTCGGTCTCCTTGGATGAG CTACTCCATGTTGATGTCAGCACCCTCAACCTGGCCAGCAACCACCCAGACTGGGCTGTGGCCGTCTGCTTCAGCCCCAGGAACTCAGGCCATCTGCTGGTGTCCACATCTTCTAACAAGGTTGTGGTACTGGATGCTGTATCAGGACATACTGTCCGGGAG TTATCTAGTGTCCGCTCCAGAGCCTGCTCCTCCCTGGCTCTCAGTGAGGACTCTCGTTTGCTGGTGGCAGCCACTGGCCGGACCATCACAGTGTGGGATTATCCAACACAGGCCAGCCCCAGCTGCCAG GTATACattggccactcagagcctgtgCATGCTGTAGCCTTCACACCCGATCAGCTGCAGCTCATCAGTGCGGGAGATGCCATCTTCCTCTGGGACGTGCAGGCCACCCCTGAGAG AGATGGAAGTGATCCTGAGGCATGCCCAGTGCATGAGGCTG GCTCTAATGCACGACATCTGGAGGACCTGGCATCCGGGGCCAGTGGACTCCCTCGGCAGCAAGTGCCTGTACCATCTCAGGCATCACTGCCCCCACGGAGTACCCATGACAGACTCCTTGAAGGCAGTACTG GCACCTTCTCCACATCTGATGAGGAGGGACTTGGTGAGGAGAACCATGTTTTTGAGGCATTCCTCCAAGGCCAGGCCCCGACCCCACCTGTGCTGGTGGAGAAGGAGGCCAGTGGAGGTGGGGATGCCCCTCGAGAGGCTGCAAAGAGCTCTTGGACACATGCCGAGCTTCCCAATCACCACAGCCAAATGA GTGAATGGAGCCTTCGGAGTGGAAAGGCTGGGCTCCCAACCCGCCCAGATTCCTACAAGCACTTCACAGCTCGATATAAGACCTCTACACGGGTTAAG agtgtctccctccctcccgttGGCAGGGAGCAGCTGCGACTGAAGGCCGTGGTGGGCTACAATGGGAATGGGCGGGCCAACATGGTCTGGAGACCTGACACAG GCTTCTTTGCCTACACATGTGGTCGCCTAGTGGTAGTGGAGGACCTGCATTCTGGCACCCAGCGGCACTGGCTTGGCCATCCTCAGGAGATCTCTACTCTGGCACTCAACCAGGATGGCCAG GtcttggcctctgcctcctgctgtggCAACACAGCTGCCCGCTGCCAGATCCGAATTTGGgatgttccccagggcctctgcCGGCACCTCCTTTCCCACCATGACACAGCCGTCCAAGCTGTGGCGTTCTCACCAGATGATGAGTTCCTTGTAACGTTGG GGGACTATGCTGACCGGAGCCTTGCCCTGTGGAGCATGGCCACCTATGAACTTCTGTCATCCACTCGCCTCCTGGAGCCTGTGCATGGTGTGGCCTTTAACCCTTGGGATGCCAATGAGCTCATCTGTGTGGGCACAAGTGCCATCACCTTCTGGCTCCTGCAGCACCAAGGGACAGATACCAGCTTTCAG GTACACCGAGAACCAGTCCCTGAGGAACTGGGGGCGTCCGAGTTGACCTCACTCTGCTATGGGGCCAGCCCTCTGCTCTATTGCGGCTCCAGCTCTGGCCAGGTCTGTGTCTGGGACACTGGCACTGGCCACTGCTTCCTGGCCTGGGAGGCTGATGATGGCGAGATTG GAGTGCTGCTGTGCTCAGGCTCTAGACTGGTCAGTGGGAGTAACACAAGAAGGCTGCGCCTTTGGGCTGTGGGGGTTGTGCCAGAGTTGAGGCGAAAAGGCTCAAGTGCCAG ATCCAGCTCTGTTTTCATGGAGCGTGAGCTGACCCTGGACGGGGCTGTTGTGAGTGCCAGCTTCGACAGCGGCATGGACATGGGTGTAGTGGGCACCACAGCTGGCACAATCTGGTATGTCAACTGGACGGAGGGCACTAGCACCCGCCTCATCAGCGGCCACAGGACCAAG GTAAACGAGGTGGTCTTCAGCCCCAGTGAATCTCACTGCGCCACCTGTGGTGAGGACGGGAGCGTGAGGGTGTGGTCTCTGGCCAGCATGGAGCTGGTGATCCAGTTTCAGGTGCTGAACCAG AGCTGCCTCTGCGTCGCGTGGACGCCCCAGTCCTGTGGACTCCCGGAGCAGCAGCAGGTGGTGGCAGGCTACAGCGATGGCACACTTCGAGTCTTCAGCATCTCTCGTACCGCATTGGAACTCAAGATGCACCCCCACCGGAGCGCCCTGACGGCCATCGCCTTCTCCACTGACG GTCAGACCATCCTATCTGGAGATAAGGATGGACTGGTGGCTGTCAGCCACCCCTGCACTGGAATGACCTTCCGTGTGCTCAGTGACCACCGGGGTGCCCCCATCTCTGCTATCCAGAGCACGAGCAAAGAA TATGGAGACCTAGGGGTAGAGGGAGTAGAACTGTGGCTGGCTGCGAGTGCGGACCAGCGTGTCAGCATCTGGGCCTCTGACTGGCTCCGGGACCGCTGTGAGCTCCTGGAATGGTTGAGCTTTCCTGCTCCTGCCGTCTCAAAGGTCAGAGTCCCACGGGCAGTGGGTGGGAATTGGAGTCTGCCCAACTCACACTGCTTTTCACAGGCTCCAGGCCTCCTGCCCCCCTCTCTTGCTGCCTTCTGCCCTTGGGATAGGGCGATACTGGTGTGTGTGGGCCTTGGTGCACATGAAGAGGTCGTCTTCTACAACCTCCGCCAAAAGCAG GTGGTACAGAAGACACCTCTGCCCTTCTTTGCCATGTCTTTGAGCCTGTCTCCAGGGGCTCAGCTCATGGCGGTTGGTTTTGCTG AATGTATGCTGAGGCTCCTAGACTGTGTGTCAGGGACTGCCCAGGACTTTGAAGGCCACGATGACTCAGTACACCTGTGTAGGTTCACGCCGTCCGGCAGGCTGCTCTTCACAGCTGCTCACAACGAGATCCTTGTGTGGGAAGTCACTGGCCCCTGA
- the Wdr90 gene encoding WD repeat-containing protein 90 isoform X4 yields MALSVQSPSVPMVCVCCPPPLQATWASWMFPPGSTLCWHAPTWPQCWHFLQNRTRDRWPLCPLITLSASGTWLPYSSCMTSHPLRTRLVPLLSTPQCQTSSVASAVGLYVPLAWRTLESWWNTPNLVCQDGRPNPNILAVSGDSCRLAFVGPSKCMVTVVDSVSLDELLHVDVSTLNLASNHPDWAVAVCFSPRNSGHLLVSTSSNKVVVLDAVSGHTVRELSSVRSRACSSLALSEDSRLLVAATGRTITVWDYPTQASPSCQVYIGHSEPVHAVAFTPDQLQLISAGDAIFLWDVQATPERDGSDPEACPVHEAGSNARHLEDLASGASGLPRQQVPVPSQASLPPRSTHDRLLEGSTGTFSTSDEEGLGEENHVFEAFLQGQAPTPPVLVEKEASGGGDAPREAAKSSWTHAELPNHHSQMSEWSLRSGKAGLPTRPDSYKHFTARYKTSTRVKSVSLPPVGREQLRLKAVVGYNGNGRANMVWRPDTGFFAYTCGRLVVVEDLHSGTQRHWLGHPQEISTLALNQDGQVLASASCCGNTAARCQIRIWDVPQGLCRHLLSHHDTAVQAVAFSPDDEFLVTLGDYADRSLALWSMATYELLSSTRLLEPVHGVAFNPWDANELICVGTSAITFWLLQHQGTDTSFQVHREPVPEELGASELTSLCYGASPLLYCGSSSGQVCVWDTGTGHCFLAWEADDGEIGVLLCSGSRLVSGSNTRRLRLWAVGVVPELRRKGSSARSSSVFMERELTLDGAVVSASFDSGMDMGVVGTTAGTIWYVNWTEGTSTRLISGHRTKVNEVVFSPSESHCATCGEDGSVRVWSLASMELVIQFQVLNQSCLCVAWTPQSCGLPEQQQVVAGYSDGTLRVFSISRTALELKMHPHRSALTAIAFSTDGQTILSGDKDGLVAVSHPCTGMTFRVLSDHRGAPISAIQSTSKEYGDLGVEGVELWLAASADQRVSIWASDWLRDRCELLEWLSFPAPAVSKVRVPRAVGGNWSLPNSHCFSQAPGLLPPSLAAFCPWDRAILVCVGLGAHEEVVFYNLRQKQVVQKTPLPFFAMSLSLSPGAQLMAVGFAECMLRLLDCVSGTAQDFEGHDDSVHLCRFTPSGRLLFTAAHNEILVWEVTGP; encoded by the exons ATGGCCCTGTCAGTTCAGTCTCCTTCAGTCCCGATGGTCTGCGTGTGCTGTCCACCACCACTTCAGGCCACCTGGGCTTCCTGGATGTTCCCTCCCGGGAGTACACTGTGTTGGCACGCTCCCACATGGCCCCAGTGCTGGCACTTTCTACAGAACAGAACCAGGGACAGATGGCCACTGTGTCCCTTGATCACACTGTCCGCATCTGGGACCTGGCTACCCTACAGCAG CTGTATGACTTCTCATCCTCTGAGGACGCGCCTTGTGCCATTGCTTTCCACCCCACAATGCCAAACTTCTTCTGTGGCTTCAGCAGTGGGGCTGTACGTTCCTTTAGCTTGGAGAACTCTGGAGTCCTGGTGGAACACAC CCAACTTGGTATGTCAGGATGGCCGCCCCAACCCCAATATTCTGGCAGTCAGTGGAGACAGCTGCCGGCTGGCCTTTGTGGGCCCCTCCAAGTGCATGGTGACAGTTGTGGACTCGGTCTCCTTGGATGAG CTACTCCATGTTGATGTCAGCACCCTCAACCTGGCCAGCAACCACCCAGACTGGGCTGTGGCCGTCTGCTTCAGCCCCAGGAACTCAGGCCATCTGCTGGTGTCCACATCTTCTAACAAGGTTGTGGTACTGGATGCTGTATCAGGACATACTGTCCGGGAG TTATCTAGTGTCCGCTCCAGAGCCTGCTCCTCCCTGGCTCTCAGTGAGGACTCTCGTTTGCTGGTGGCAGCCACTGGCCGGACCATCACAGTGTGGGATTATCCAACACAGGCCAGCCCCAGCTGCCAG GTATACattggccactcagagcctgtgCATGCTGTAGCCTTCACACCCGATCAGCTGCAGCTCATCAGTGCGGGAGATGCCATCTTCCTCTGGGACGTGCAGGCCACCCCTGAGAG AGATGGAAGTGATCCTGAGGCATGCCCAGTGCATGAGGCTG GCTCTAATGCACGACATCTGGAGGACCTGGCATCCGGGGCCAGTGGACTCCCTCGGCAGCAAGTGCCTGTACCATCTCAGGCATCACTGCCCCCACGGAGTACCCATGACAGACTCCTTGAAGGCAGTACTG GCACCTTCTCCACATCTGATGAGGAGGGACTTGGTGAGGAGAACCATGTTTTTGAGGCATTCCTCCAAGGCCAGGCCCCGACCCCACCTGTGCTGGTGGAGAAGGAGGCCAGTGGAGGTGGGGATGCCCCTCGAGAGGCTGCAAAGAGCTCTTGGACACATGCCGAGCTTCCCAATCACCACAGCCAAATGA GTGAATGGAGCCTTCGGAGTGGAAAGGCTGGGCTCCCAACCCGCCCAGATTCCTACAAGCACTTCACAGCTCGATATAAGACCTCTACACGGGTTAAG agtgtctccctccctcccgttGGCAGGGAGCAGCTGCGACTGAAGGCCGTGGTGGGCTACAATGGGAATGGGCGGGCCAACATGGTCTGGAGACCTGACACAG GCTTCTTTGCCTACACATGTGGTCGCCTAGTGGTAGTGGAGGACCTGCATTCTGGCACCCAGCGGCACTGGCTTGGCCATCCTCAGGAGATCTCTACTCTGGCACTCAACCAGGATGGCCAG GtcttggcctctgcctcctgctgtggCAACACAGCTGCCCGCTGCCAGATCCGAATTTGGgatgttccccagggcctctgcCGGCACCTCCTTTCCCACCATGACACAGCCGTCCAAGCTGTGGCGTTCTCACCAGATGATGAGTTCCTTGTAACGTTGG GGGACTATGCTGACCGGAGCCTTGCCCTGTGGAGCATGGCCACCTATGAACTTCTGTCATCCACTCGCCTCCTGGAGCCTGTGCATGGTGTGGCCTTTAACCCTTGGGATGCCAATGAGCTCATCTGTGTGGGCACAAGTGCCATCACCTTCTGGCTCCTGCAGCACCAAGGGACAGATACCAGCTTTCAG GTACACCGAGAACCAGTCCCTGAGGAACTGGGGGCGTCCGAGTTGACCTCACTCTGCTATGGGGCCAGCCCTCTGCTCTATTGCGGCTCCAGCTCTGGCCAGGTCTGTGTCTGGGACACTGGCACTGGCCACTGCTTCCTGGCCTGGGAGGCTGATGATGGCGAGATTG GAGTGCTGCTGTGCTCAGGCTCTAGACTGGTCAGTGGGAGTAACACAAGAAGGCTGCGCCTTTGGGCTGTGGGGGTTGTGCCAGAGTTGAGGCGAAAAGGCTCAAGTGCCAG ATCCAGCTCTGTTTTCATGGAGCGTGAGCTGACCCTGGACGGGGCTGTTGTGAGTGCCAGCTTCGACAGCGGCATGGACATGGGTGTAGTGGGCACCACAGCTGGCACAATCTGGTATGTCAACTGGACGGAGGGCACTAGCACCCGCCTCATCAGCGGCCACAGGACCAAG GTAAACGAGGTGGTCTTCAGCCCCAGTGAATCTCACTGCGCCACCTGTGGTGAGGACGGGAGCGTGAGGGTGTGGTCTCTGGCCAGCATGGAGCTGGTGATCCAGTTTCAGGTGCTGAACCAG AGCTGCCTCTGCGTCGCGTGGACGCCCCAGTCCTGTGGACTCCCGGAGCAGCAGCAGGTGGTGGCAGGCTACAGCGATGGCACACTTCGAGTCTTCAGCATCTCTCGTACCGCATTGGAACTCAAGATGCACCCCCACCGGAGCGCCCTGACGGCCATCGCCTTCTCCACTGACG GTCAGACCATCCTATCTGGAGATAAGGATGGACTGGTGGCTGTCAGCCACCCCTGCACTGGAATGACCTTCCGTGTGCTCAGTGACCACCGGGGTGCCCCCATCTCTGCTATCCAGAGCACGAGCAAAGAA TATGGAGACCTAGGGGTAGAGGGAGTAGAACTGTGGCTGGCTGCGAGTGCGGACCAGCGTGTCAGCATCTGGGCCTCTGACTGGCTCCGGGACCGCTGTGAGCTCCTGGAATGGTTGAGCTTTCCTGCTCCTGCCGTCTCAAAGGTCAGAGTCCCACGGGCAGTGGGTGGGAATTGGAGTCTGCCCAACTCACACTGCTTTTCACAGGCTCCAGGCCTCCTGCCCCCCTCTCTTGCTGCCTTCTGCCCTTGGGATAGGGCGATACTGGTGTGTGTGGGCCTTGGTGCACATGAAGAGGTCGTCTTCTACAACCTCCGCCAAAAGCAG GTGGTACAGAAGACACCTCTGCCCTTCTTTGCCATGTCTTTGAGCCTGTCTCCAGGGGCTCAGCTCATGGCGGTTGGTTTTGCTG AATGTATGCTGAGGCTCCTAGACTGTGTGTCAGGGACTGCCCAGGACTTTGAAGGCCACGATGACTCAGTACACCTGTGTAGGTTCACGCCGTCCGGCAGGCTGCTCTTCACAGCTGCTCACAACGAGATCCTTGTGTGGGAAGTCACTGGCCCCTGA